The DNA segment ACATCCCATGTGAGATGGCTTGGTCCCATAAATATATATACCTTAACTTCAGAATTTTTGAATATTTGCGtatagatttaaaagaaaaaaaagaaaatattaaaaccacCACACTTCATACAGGCCTATAAGTTTTATATAAGGTACAATGtttgcaaacaacaacaaaaaaacaaaacattccgAAATCAGCCCCTCTGCCCCCCATCCtccaaagaaaagtaaaacgtggcgccctgggctactgcccaGGAGACACCAACGCTCCAGGCAGCGTGAGAGATGAATCaggaagataaacagacattttgtttacaaataggATTTTTGAAAGGTTTGGCAGTTCAGAGAATTCATATCAAATTGCTCTGAATTAAGCAGGTTTGATGAAAAACAACCCAACCCCCCATCACCGGCgcaacatgatgctgcccccTCCATGAGAAAACTATCAGTTCTCTGCTAATGAAGTATTTTGCatattgacataaaattaaataaaataaatctccattttgttattttctaagGCAACATCTTTCTTAGTTCCCAAATGgcttgtgggaaaaaaatgtttgttctgtcatgataaaaaaagagggaaaaaaaaagtcccaacaaacaaacaatgaaagcTGAAATGAAGACATGACAATGTGTGAAAAACGTCACGGCAATAAAGAACGCAACATTGCATTTGTATTtcatgtgacttttattttcaagtcaACGTCTTCATTACATTAGAAAAAGAGACGGGATTTCTTATTCTCTGGAAGATTCTGAAATGTGAGTTTGAGGCTCTTCTATTGAAGATCTACCCTAAGAAAACCGATTTCTCCAAACCATCTTCCACTTTGGTGTACTCCAGGTGAGATCTGAAGTACTGGCTTTTATACCGGGGGCTGTGGCGAACGTACTCCAGGTAGTCGGGCGTTCCGGGGCAGATGACGTTATCTGCCAACAGGACGCTTCCTTCCCTGAGGAGACCGCACTCctgcttttgaaaaaacaaaaactgcgtCATGGCAGAATGACCAGGGAAAGCGTTCCATCCAAACTGAAGCGTGTTACAACAAGACGCACCTCCATCAGCTTCGTGTCGGGAAGGTAGCGATCCTTCCAGTGATCCAAGAAAACCAAATCAAACGCTTCTATCCCAAACTTCTCCCTCAGTTTGGGGATCCAGTCACCAGATGCTCCTTCCACTAACTGGATCTAGAGGGAAGAAAACACTCGGCCATGTGACCCagaagtggatttttttttttcctcccttcccCTTTCTCGTAGTTCGCTTTAGACGTCGGGCTTTTACCTTGTCTCCCAATCCTGCCCAAGCGATCACCTGGCGAGCTATGGCGGCGTTGTGTGGGTTGAACTCCAGGGTGATGAGCTTGGCGTCAGGCGGCAGCAGGCTGGCGATGCGCACGGTGGAGTAGCCGCAGTAGGTTCCCAGCTCCAGCACCGTCGCCGGGTTCACTTCAGTCACCACGGAGTCCAGGATGCACCCTGGGGGGTCGAAGGAAGAATCAAAACGTATtggaagttttttgtttgtttgtgttttttttttaataaaaggacAGAGTCAtaaacttttaataataataattattaaaagtcGCCACCTTTCTCATCTCCCACATTCATGGCCCACTCCTTCTGCCTGCAGAACTGATCGATGGCTTTCACCACGCTGCGAGGGTCCCCTCTAGTGGCGTTCTTCTGCACTGCAGCCAACATCCGCTGCAGggagcaaacaaaaacacttccaGTTCGGTCAATAACCTCCCagtgagtaaaaagaaaaaactgttttattatttttcatcacatttaatgaacattttctccTCCTGAAGGCAGACCAGAGTTGCAGCTTACAGTCAGCTGATTATTGGGGATGTGATAACTGGAATATTTATAAGCCTGTTTGTATCTTTATCATTTTCTTAAAGTCACTAACAGCCtttttactgctgctgctgcatacTGTCCAATCAGCAGCCCATCTCGGTGACTGGCTCCTCAGTTACATGTTAGCCTGTTAGCTAACCCATGTTCCTTATGAAAGGATTCTCAAAGTCTAGCAATTTCTCCTGTGGAAATGCCGCCAGACGTTATGATGACTTCCTaatgaaaccatttaaaaaaaaacaaaaaaccaaaacctatattactttaaaaataattgtaaatctATTCCGCAGGAGTTAGATTTTTACTAAGCTGCTGTGTTTTAGTGTCTTCTCCAGATTAAACAAGTTGATGTTGTCAGTTTCTGCTTGCGTGAAATTAAAATAGGACagtaagctttttttaaaaagacgacaggaaatgtattttattactgaattcttcttcttcaaattttattaaaaccgGGGGCTGGGGGAGGAACTTCCTCGAGATCAAAGATCTCCAAAACGaaagtaaaaaatcttttacaagATAATCAGTCACAATTAAGTTAAATCATGAAAACATTGGGGGGgttttctggttaaataaaggttgaaaaaaagaaacaaatatcaCGACAACCAATTGCTTTGGGTATTGGTTACTCTACGTTTGATTAAAACCGTTTAAAAATCACCCGCATTTCTTTTCTCCATGTTCCAATTTCCAGGGAGCCGTGTTCGCTGTGCGATCGCTTTCAGCCGGCTGCATTCGCCTCTCCTGTTTTCAaactagaaaatatttcaacaagCCCAGACGTGCGAAACGCCCCGCAAGCCTGCGCCGTTCCTTCACTCCACTCGGGACGACACGCCGACGTGTTAACGTAGCAGAATCTACATTCGGCGGTCGCGAGCGAACGGCGTGAAGGTACAGAAGGGGCGAGAACGAGGAACCGAGTCTTTGGAAAGCGTGGAAACGTTTTGGAAGGCGTCTCTGTTCCTGCAGGAAGGGTTTCACGTCGTCTTCAGAGGCAGgcgtttttattttaatatactTCGCAGCACTTACACAAACATCGGTCGAGCCTGGGTGGTTGAGGCTCGCTGTGACGGGGAGTAAGGTTTCACGCCGTTAATGCCAAGTTGTGAGCCTTAAGAAGGCTCAGACCACGAATCCGCTGAGGTCAGCAGATCTCCGCAGATCTACGCAGCTTTGCTGAGCCCAAGAATTGTTTTCTTAGCTGACAGGAGGGAGTCCCAGCATGCATCTGTCCTGCTGCGGCTGAGCCACCTTAACAAAACGGATCGTCTCCACACGAAGGGCttgaaagggtttttttttttttggcttcccTCGTATCTTCTCCTACAAGTTCACTCTTGACTAAAAGAGAGTGAACCCAAATGAAGAGGCAGAGATATTTTTTGCAGCCTCCAAAAGACCAACATCAAATACATGCATCATGTTGCCACGACAATCTGTGGTGCGCCTCGAAAAAGTCTTCACGTTTCAGATCTTGACCACCCAACAGAAAGCACCGAGCACTGATGAGGCGACAGGAACACGGTACATCTTGAGGAGGGAGCACTGAAGGTCAGCTACTCTGATGCCaccaaataaaattcagtcCAACCAATTGCCTGCAAAAGAACTCGGGTCTATTTGCGTgaaatttaatctcagtgtgaATCCAGATGTTTGTAAAAGAACATTAGTGAGCAAACAACATCTTAAAAACCAGGGACTGACCCGCGAAACACAAAGAGTTTTAACGAACCCGAacggttgccacgggagattgaaggatttctcaaacatgcatgaaaaacagaaagaaacactCCAGGTACGTTTTTGATGGGGGAATAACATTGTAGCGttatgtaaagctaaaaaaagtcacatttacacACTACTGGCCCTTTAATCCATAACTAGCCCTGTTCAGGTCATCCTGCGAAACTGGGCAAGACAGAAACTGGTACAACTGAGAATATATTAAGACATGGCCAAGATGGTAACTCAGGAGGAGCTGGTGAGGTCAGTAGCACAGTCAGCAAATATTAGCTGTCACTTCACAAATCTGGCCTCTATACAAGCGTCCCACTGCTAAAAGGAAGCCGCAGGAATTTACGGTTTGCCACAAAGTCCTGCAAGACGAACTGCAAACACCTCGAAGAAAATGCTCTGGTgagatgagaaattaaaaaaaaaaacaaaaaaaaaacacatttttccacaagTGAAATACTAGAAATCAACACTACACATCAACGCAAGTGTTGacaggaagatggatggatggagttacACACAAAGCAGTCCTGAAGGGAAAAGCTCTTTGAAACTGAGAAACACCCAAGACTGGGTGAGAAGTTCGTCTTCCGGTTCAAACCCAACTCCGTTTAAGGGTCTGTGGAAGACTTGAAAACTGTTCCAAACAACCTCACTGAACCCGAGACGTTTCACACAGAAGAACGGCCAACAGGTTCACTCAGATGCACAAACAGATGCACtgctttccttccacttcacttcCACAGAACgtgaataataattttttttgcaaggcattgcGTTTCACtgctgaggcaaaaacaaaCCAGGTAATTTGGAGAGTTTAACGAGGTAGTCAATGAgcgtttttaaaaaataaaaaggtttccCTAATACTCTGACGCCTTCGATGAAGGTTTTGTTCGTTTATCGTGTTCGGCGAGCGTCTGGCAAAGGCCCACCTGAGGACGCGTGGTCTGGGTCAGTGTGTTCAGCAATCCCTCCACGATGGTGTCGTGCCAAACGAGTGCGAGACCCCCGTGGTACTGCACGACAGACGGGATCACCCATCTGTAGAGCACATACAGCAGAGCGGCCCCGCTAGCGCAGCTGTAGAGGAGAGTCAGCCACATCCTGGGGGgggatgaaaaataaagaaaattgtacTGTTACAGTGTGCAGTGCTGCAATATTGAAAGAGACGGTGATGaatgaagagcaaaaaaaatctgcaaggGGAAAGATGAAGGGACCCTTGTGTCTCCCATCGCTCTACCTGTCCCTTTGTGTTTAGATAATGAGATGGGTGTTTACTATGCAGGGTACAATACAGGAGCTGCTCCTGCTGCCACATCCaatctgaacacacacacacacaaaatacatgtatatatatcaCTGTGAAGAATGTATCCAAAATGAGCTGcaataatctgaaacaaacagctgcttTCCCACACTTAGGAGCTGTTTATCTGCAGCCTGTGCGCAGATGAAGCGGGGAGGGAAAAGAGGAGAAGAGCACAGCTTGAATCTTAAACAGAACTCGTTCTCTGGAAAAGCGGtgaggagagcagcagagagaaagagagaaaagggcTACCTTGGAGTAATAATGCAGCTGTGAAAGCTCGGTTGTAGCTGAGGTAATCCCTTCTGATTTAGAGTTTGAGTCGCATGGCAACTGGCTGGGGGTTAAGAGCTGTGTCACCCAAAGGCACAAAACTGAGACTGTGACCTTTTACTCGGGCTTTCTTCTCAACGTATTAAAATGCAGAACAAAACTGGTAccttttattataattattattattgttaaaccAGTCATTCCTTTTTGACAATGCAATGTTTAAATTATAGCtgcagtttagaaaaaaaaagcgcgcgcacacacacagagacacgcATAGAGACAGCAAAGGCTGTTTGACCACATTTCCTGTGGCAAAAGATTTCAAATTAACAAGTCAATCTGCTACAAATGAGCACATTTCCAAGTGCGGAAGGCATGAATCCAGATTGAGCCATGCGTCCCTTTTAgcgaaacagaaacaaagtaaCTCAAGAGTAATCATGAATCAACTCACCTTACGATCCAACACGAGAGACTTTGCCCATGTGATCAGGTGGAGTTCCTCCGTCCTCTCCTCGCCTCGTCGCTGCTCCAGGGAAAATGTGGCATATGCCCGAGTTTACATGAAGCTAACTCCTCCCTCGTCCTCCTCCGCTCATGCGAAGTGTGGGCATGCGAGAAATGTGCAGCCCGCTGAAACCTCCACGCTCCGCAGCCGCAGAAAACAAGAAGCGTCTGTCACAGCGTTTGTTATTTTTAGTCTTGACGTGAGGAGTCTTTGGAGTGGAGATAACCGCTTCCCTCTTCTAGATGTTCGGCTTGAATTGAAGGACTCCGTTAATGTTCCAGAGGGGGAACGGATTATTTCAGGTGggtaaaatatttggttccccCCTCATAACTTTGTCAAATTTAGAGCAAATGCTACCAAATTCACAGGATTTATTGTTGGTTATGAGAGGAATAAGCACAGTAAAAGATTTTCTGGtaagttaatttgttcccattttatggaggggggactgattatttcaggcagctgaaatatccattctctcctctcctcctcccataACTTTGGGGAATAAAGAGCAactgtttccaaattctcaaaaattgttatGTGTGGTAGCATGTAGTATACTAGAAATTTCCTCAATCcagtaatctgtcatattttacattagaacaagatttaccagaaagtctacactctcatcttttcaggaagtcttaatttttgtgcCTTGCTATCAGCCAGCTACCATCCTCTTATATCAGcaatgaaaaactataaatacataCTACGTGTTGAAAAATTGTTTGGtgactgacttttatttctgtcaagctgaagtgacaaaagttgaagaaagaCCGATTCTCTTGgcgtttaaaataacacaaaacagcgTAAAAAGACGTCGTTTATTTAATTACTGtacaattttgtaaacaacagCTGCCGATTAAACTGAATGTTACAAGCTTGACATGATTATATGAGTTGTTTTACCGAGAAATCGATCAGAAGCGccgtgaaaatgttcagatccGCCTTTCTGGCTGCAATGCGCGCTCCCGACACagggggaacagat comes from the Gambusia affinis linkage group LG07, SWU_Gaff_1.0, whole genome shotgun sequence genome and includes:
- the comtb gene encoding catechol O-methyltransferase B isoform X1, with amino-acid sequence MWLTLLYSCASGAALLYVLYRWVIPSVVQYHGGLALVWHDTIVEGLLNTLTQTTRPQRMLAAVQKNATRGDPRSVVKAIDQFCRQKEWAMNVGDEKGCILDSVVTEVNPATVLELGTYCGYSTVRIASLLPPDAKLITLEFNPHNAAIARQVIAWAGLGDKIQLVEGASGDWIPKLREKFGIEAFDLVFLDHWKDRYLPDTKLMEQECGLLREGSVLLADNVICPGTPDYLEYVRHSPRYKSQYFRSHLEYTKVEDGLEKSVFLG
- the comtb gene encoding catechol O-methyltransferase B isoform X2 is translated as MWLTLLYSCASGAALLYVLYRWVIPSVVQYHGGLALVWHDTIVEGLLNTLTQTTRPQRMLAAVQKNATRGDPRSVVKAIDQFCRQKEWAMNVGDEKGCILDSVVTEVNPATVLELGTYCGYSTVRIASLLPPDAKLITLEFNPHNAAIARQVIAWAGLGDKIQLVEGASGDWIPKLREKFGIEAFDLVFLDHWKDRYLPDTKLMEECGLLREGSVLLADNVICPGTPDYLEYVRHSPRYKSQYFRSHLEYTKVEDGLEKSVFLG